Proteins co-encoded in one Sus scrofa isolate TJ Tabasco breed Duroc chromosome 14, Sscrofa11.1, whole genome shotgun sequence genomic window:
- the CH25H gene encoding cholesterol 25-hydroxylase isoform X2: MEGKDLKYASSGQLFLQPLWDHLKTWETLIQSPFFPVFFSITTYLGFCLPFVVLDVLCPWVPALRRYKIHPDFSPSVWQLLPCLGLTLYQHVVFVFPMTLLHWAASPVLLPPEAPELLQLVRHIVLCLLLFDTEFFIWHVLHHKVPWLYRTFHKMHHQNSSSFALATQYMSVGELLSLGVFDMVNIMLLRCHPLTVLIFHVINIWLSVEDHSGYDFPWSTHRLVPFGWYGGVTHHDLHHSQFNCNFAPYFTHWDKILGTLRSAHAK, translated from the exons ATGGAAGGAAAAGATCTGAAATACGCAAG CTCCGGCCAGCTGTTCCTGCAGCCCCTCTGGGACCACCTGAAGACCTGGGAGACCCTCATCCAGTCGCCCTTCTTCCCAGTCTTCTTCTCCATCACCACCTACTTGGGCTTCTGCCTGCCCTTCGTGGTACTGGATGTCTTGTGCCCGTGGGTGCCCGCGCTGCGGCGCTACAAGATCCACCCGGACTTCTCGCCGTCGGTGTGGCAGCTGCTGCCCTGCCTGGGGCTGACGCTCTACCAGCATGTGGTGTTCGTGTTCCCGATGACTCTGTTGCACTGGGCAGCAAGCCCGGTTCTTCTGCCCCCAGAAGCCCCCGAGCTGCTCCAGCTGGTGCGCCACATCGTGCTGTGCCTGCTGCTCTTCGACACCGAATTCTTCATCTGGCATGTGCTGCATCACAAAGTGCCTTGGCTGTACCGGACCTTCCACAAGATGCACCACCAGAACTCGTCCTCGTTCGCACTGGCCACACAGTACATGAGTGTCGGGGAGCTACTTTCTTTGGGTGTCTTTGACATGGTGAACATCATGCTGCTCCGGTGCCACCCGCTCACCGTCCTGATCTTCCACGTGATCAACATCTGGCTGTCGGTGGAGGACCACTCCGGCTATGACTTCCCCTGGTCCACTCACAGACTAGTACCTTTCGGGTGGTATGGGGGCGTGACACACCACGACCTACATCACTCCCAGTTTAACTGCAACTTCGCCCCTTACTTCACACACTGGGACAAAATACTGGGAACGCTGCGGTCTGCTCATGCCAAGTAA
- the CH25H gene encoding cholesterol 25-hydroxylase isoform X1 yields the protein MQALRSREREKRLLTSHGAGPKALRKVRRTRAAAAARHNLTMSGHNNSELLVLCSSGQLFLQPLWDHLKTWETLIQSPFFPVFFSITTYLGFCLPFVVLDVLCPWVPALRRYKIHPDFSPSVWQLLPCLGLTLYQHVVFVFPMTLLHWAASPVLLPPEAPELLQLVRHIVLCLLLFDTEFFIWHVLHHKVPWLYRTFHKMHHQNSSSFALATQYMSVGELLSLGVFDMVNIMLLRCHPLTVLIFHVINIWLSVEDHSGYDFPWSTHRLVPFGWYGGVTHHDLHHSQFNCNFAPYFTHWDKILGTLRSAHAK from the coding sequence atgcaaGCTCTGAGAAGCCGGGAAAGGGAAAAGAGGCTTCTGACATCACATGGGGCGGGGCCGAAAGCCCTAAGAAAAGTACGTAGgaccagagcagcagctgccgccAGACACAATCTCACCATGAGCGGCCACAACAACTCCGAGCTCCTCGTCCTCTGCAGCTCCGGCCAGCTGTTCCTGCAGCCCCTCTGGGACCACCTGAAGACCTGGGAGACCCTCATCCAGTCGCCCTTCTTCCCAGTCTTCTTCTCCATCACCACCTACTTGGGCTTCTGCCTGCCCTTCGTGGTACTGGATGTCTTGTGCCCGTGGGTGCCCGCGCTGCGGCGCTACAAGATCCACCCGGACTTCTCGCCGTCGGTGTGGCAGCTGCTGCCCTGCCTGGGGCTGACGCTCTACCAGCATGTGGTGTTCGTGTTCCCGATGACTCTGTTGCACTGGGCAGCAAGCCCGGTTCTTCTGCCCCCAGAAGCCCCCGAGCTGCTCCAGCTGGTGCGCCACATCGTGCTGTGCCTGCTGCTCTTCGACACCGAATTCTTCATCTGGCATGTGCTGCATCACAAAGTGCCTTGGCTGTACCGGACCTTCCACAAGATGCACCACCAGAACTCGTCCTCGTTCGCACTGGCCACACAGTACATGAGTGTCGGGGAGCTACTTTCTTTGGGTGTCTTTGACATGGTGAACATCATGCTGCTCCGGTGCCACCCGCTCACCGTCCTGATCTTCCACGTGATCAACATCTGGCTGTCGGTGGAGGACCACTCCGGCTATGACTTCCCCTGGTCCACTCACAGACTAGTACCTTTCGGGTGGTATGGGGGCGTGACACACCACGACCTACATCACTCCCAGTTTAACTGCAACTTCGCCCCTTACTTCACACACTGGGACAAAATACTGGGAACGCTGCGGTCTGCTCATGCCAAGTAA